From the genome of Ignavibacteriales bacterium:
ATACCGCTTAGTAAGTTTGCTGCCTTAAATTCAATTGAATATTCTCCAGCAGCTTTTGTTTCATTTACTAACTCTGCGACTTCACTTCCTAAAATATCAATCACCTTTATTTTAACTAAACCCTCATCTTTCAATATATAGTTAATAATTGTACTTGGATTGAAAGGG
Proteins encoded in this window:
- a CDS encoding T9SS type A sorting domain-containing protein; amino-acid sequence: MINYILKDEGLVKIKVIDILGSEVAELVNETKAAGEYSIEFKAANLLSGIYIYTLHVNGYTNSKKMLLLK